Genomic DNA from Vagococcus luciliae:
TGGCATCTACATCATCTGACGAAATTAAGTCCTCTCCACTGCCATAAAACATGATTCCCATTTCATCTGCTAATTGTTTTTTTTCTTCTTCTAAAACATCATAAATGCCAACGACCCTAGCACCTTTTATTTTATGATTAATCCTTTTTATATGCTCTGTTCCAATAGCTCCAACACCTATTACACCGATTCTTAATTCTTTATTTATCATTTTTTCACCCTTCTTCTAAGAAAAATTTTCATTATAAACCAGTAGTTAAATTAATATAATTACGAGCAGCTTTTGCATAAATAAACGGATTAGCTTTTGCTGGATCTTGTTCTGCCTCTACGACAATCCATCCTTCATAACCATCTTTTTCAATTTCTTTCCAAATTGGTGCAAAATCAATCATGCCATCTCCTGGAACAGTGAATACGCCTTTTTTTACGCCCTGTAAGAAACTATAAGATTCATGCTTCACATCACTCATTTTTTCTTTACGAATATCTTTAAAATGAATATGTTTAATACGGTCTTTGTGTGTTTGATACACTTCAATTGGATCTTCACCTGAGAAAACTAAGTGACCCGTATCATATAATAGTGATACTTTTTTAGGATCTGTCTCAGCCATCAAACGATTGATTTCATCAGTTGTTTGAACACCAGTCCCCATGTGATGATGATAAACAATGGACATATCTTTTTCATTTGCCAACTCGCCTAATTTATCTAACCCACTTGTTAATTTTTCCCATTCTTCTTCTGTAAATTCAGGTTTTTTATCAAAAACAGGTGTCTCCATTTGACCTTGTACACTATGTCCTTGTTCTGACACAACGATGACTTTTGCTCCCATTGCATGTAAAAAGTCACGATGTAACATAAAGGCTTCTTTTGTCTCTTCAAATGGTTTCGTTGTTAAAAAGGCACTAAACCATGCACTGGCTACTGATAATCCTCGTGGCTCTAAAAAGCTTTTCAATTCTTCTGGATTTTTTGGATATTTGTTTCCAATTTCTGTTCCTGTGTACCCTGCTAATGCCATTTCACTGATACATTGTTCAAACGTATTTTCCTTACCTAATTCCGGCATATCATCATTTGTCCAAGCGATTGGTGCAATCCCTAACTTAATTGTCATTTGTATTTCCTCCATTTATTATTAATTTTTTAAATTTTTGGA
This window encodes:
- the iolE gene encoding myo-inosose-2 dehydratase, whose product is MTIKLGIAPIAWTNDDMPELGKENTFEQCISEMALAGYTGTEIGNKYPKNPEELKSFLEPRGLSVASAWFSAFLTTKPFEETKEAFMLHRDFLHAMGAKVIVVSEQGHSVQGQMETPVFDKKPEFTEEEWEKLTSGLDKLGELANEKDMSIVYHHHMGTGVQTTDEINRLMAETDPKKVSLLYDTGHLVFSGEDPIEVYQTHKDRIKHIHFKDIRKEKMSDVKHESYSFLQGVKKGVFTVPGDGMIDFAPIWKEIEKDGYEGWIVVEAEQDPAKANPFIYAKAARNYINLTTGL